From Streptomyces sp. CMB-StM0423, a single genomic window includes:
- a CDS encoding chondroitinase-B domain-containing protein encodes MGLLALGVSAAYHPVASAEAGPRLTVAGVLASADDGNVAANTLDNDLSTRWSAEGEGVWIRYDLGSAQTIGSASIAWHQGNTRKNTFDVEVSDDGSSWRPVLTRETSSGTTLQPQDYDFADTSARYLRIVGHGNTSNDWTSITETAVYGADGGGGDTCDYPADVLDLTNWYIGLPVGEEESPTNVEQPELATYANDPWFTATPDCDAVQFRAAVNGVTTSGSSYPRSELREMTGQNKASWSSTSGTHTMVIDQAITDLPADKPHVVAGQIHDADDDVSVFRLEGTKLYVTSPDDSNYKLVTDDYALGDRFQAKFVVGDGEIKAYYNGVLQTTIAADFEGGYFKAGAYTQANCERSSPCSDDNYGQVEIYDLSVTHDDGQETEDPTEAAERYGWGEPLPISDEFDYTGPVDPEKWDVPSGNVGGTEQCWEGHAGNGRRCGKNSTVADGIMTMRGEANGDTGWIRQNRDTQYARWEIRSRSRNTGSSGGLYHPLHLIWPTAGDRLKNGEYDWVEYSNPDAQCLSAFLHYPESPSDEKEYRELCPVDMTEWHNFAFEWTPDALVGYVDGAEWFRLADGANSDRGDIQKMPLGNLVIQLDNFTGDSGLRPAVYEVDWVRTYPVAPDGGSPGSPGAPVTVTGVSANADDGNVPANTLDNDLSTRWSAQGDGVWIRYDLGSAKTVGSASIAWHQGNTRKNTFDVEVSDDGSSWRKVLTRETSSGTTLQPQNYDFADTTARYLRIVGHGNTSNDWTSITETTVHGADGGDGGDPGDPGPGRTVEVADSDQLQDAFADARAGDRVVLADGEYTIGKMSGKNGTADQPITVVAENRGRAVVTDGQLEVANSSYVTFEGLKWTNSDTLKITGSNNVRLTRNHFRLTEESSLKWVIIQGANSHHNRIDHNLFEEKHQLGNFITIDGSATQQSQHDLIDNNHFRNMGPRAENEMEAIRVGWSEISRSSGFTVVESNLFENCDGDPEIVSVKSNDNIVRHNTFRTSQGVLSQRHGNRGAFYGNFFLGEGKAGTGGIRIYGQDHQVYNNYFEGLTGTGFDAALQIDGGDADTSGALNAHWRVYRATVVNNTFVNNVSNIEVGANYRLAPVDSVVADNVVTGGSGKLFNELKAPVDMTYAGNIAWPTGSATIGVTVPSGAVRAVDPLLAPDGPVHRIGAGSPAIDAGTDDHAFVTDDMDGQARTGAVDVGADERASSAVTRAPLTAADVGPGSA; translated from the coding sequence GTGGGGCTGTTAGCCCTCGGAGTCTCGGCCGCGTACCACCCCGTCGCGTCGGCCGAGGCGGGTCCCCGGTTAACGGTCGCGGGGGTCCTGGCCAGTGCCGACGACGGGAACGTGGCGGCCAACACCCTCGACAACGATCTGAGCACCCGCTGGTCCGCCGAGGGCGAGGGGGTGTGGATCCGCTACGACCTCGGCTCGGCGCAGACGATCGGCTCGGCGTCGATCGCCTGGCACCAGGGCAACACCAGGAAGAACACCTTCGACGTCGAGGTGTCCGACGACGGATCGTCGTGGAGACCGGTCCTGACCCGGGAAACCAGCAGCGGGACCACGCTCCAGCCGCAGGACTACGACTTCGCCGACACCTCCGCCCGGTATCTGCGCATCGTCGGCCACGGCAACACCTCCAACGACTGGACCAGCATCACCGAGACAGCGGTCTACGGGGCCGACGGCGGCGGCGGCGATACCTGTGACTACCCGGCCGACGTGCTGGACCTGACGAACTGGTACATCGGGCTGCCGGTCGGCGAGGAGGAGTCGCCGACCAACGTCGAACAGCCGGAACTCGCCACGTACGCGAACGACCCGTGGTTCACCGCGACCCCGGACTGCGACGCCGTTCAGTTCCGCGCCGCCGTCAACGGGGTCACCACCAGCGGCTCCAGCTATCCCCGCTCGGAGCTGCGCGAGATGACGGGGCAGAACAAGGCGAGCTGGTCGTCGACCTCCGGCACGCACACGATGGTGATCGACCAGGCCATCACGGATCTTCCCGCGGACAAGCCGCATGTCGTCGCCGGGCAGATCCACGACGCCGACGACGACGTCTCGGTCTTCCGCCTGGAAGGCACCAAGCTCTACGTCACCTCTCCCGATGACAGCAACTACAAGCTGGTGACGGACGACTACGCGCTGGGCGACAGGTTCCAGGCGAAGTTCGTGGTCGGCGACGGCGAGATCAAGGCGTACTACAACGGCGTGCTGCAGACCACGATCGCGGCCGACTTCGAAGGCGGCTACTTCAAGGCGGGCGCGTACACCCAGGCCAACTGCGAACGCTCGTCGCCGTGCAGCGACGACAACTACGGCCAGGTGGAGATCTACGACCTGAGCGTCACCCACGACGACGGTCAGGAAACCGAGGACCCGACAGAGGCGGCCGAGCGGTACGGCTGGGGCGAACCGCTGCCGATCTCGGACGAGTTCGACTACACCGGACCGGTCGACCCGGAGAAGTGGGACGTACCGTCGGGCAACGTCGGAGGCACGGAGCAGTGCTGGGAAGGGCACGCCGGGAACGGCCGCCGGTGCGGGAAGAACAGCACCGTCGCGGACGGAATCATGACCATGCGCGGTGAGGCGAACGGCGACACGGGATGGATCAGGCAGAACCGTGACACCCAGTACGCCCGCTGGGAGATCCGCTCCCGCTCGCGGAACACCGGCTCCTCCGGCGGGCTCTACCATCCCCTGCACCTGATCTGGCCCACCGCCGGTGACCGGCTCAAGAACGGGGAGTACGACTGGGTCGAGTACTCGAACCCCGACGCGCAGTGCCTCTCGGCGTTCCTGCACTACCCGGAGAGCCCGTCGGACGAGAAGGAATACCGCGAGCTCTGCCCCGTGGACATGACGGAGTGGCACAACTTCGCGTTCGAGTGGACGCCGGACGCGCTGGTCGGCTACGTCGACGGTGCCGAATGGTTCCGGCTGGCGGACGGCGCGAACTCCGACCGCGGGGACATCCAGAAGATGCCGCTGGGCAACCTCGTCATCCAGCTCGACAACTTCACCGGCGACAGCGGTCTGCGCCCGGCGGTGTACGAGGTCGACTGGGTCAGGACGTATCCGGTCGCGCCGGATGGGGGCTCTCCGGGCTCCCCGGGTGCTCCGGTGACCGTCACGGGAGTCTCGGCGAACGCCGATGACGGCAACGTGCCCGCCAACACCCTCGACAACGACCTGAGTACCCGCTGGTCCGCCCAGGGCGACGGGGTGTGGATCCGCTACGACCTCGGCTCGGCGAAGACCGTCGGCTCGGCGTCGATCGCCTGGCACCAGGGCAACACCAGAAAGAACACCTTCGACGTCGAGGTGTCCGACGACGGGTCTTCGTGGAGAAAGGTCCTGACCCGGGAAACCAGCAGCGGCACCACACTCCAGCCGCAGAACTACGACTTCGCCGACACCACCGCGCGGTATCTGCGCATCGTCGGCCACGGCAACACCTCCAACGACTGGACGAGCATCACCGAGACGACCGTCCACGGGGCCGACGGCGGCGACGGCGGAGATCCCGGCGATCCCGGCCCCGGCCGTACCGTCGAGGTCGCCGACTCGGACCAGTTACAGGACGCGTTCGCGGACGCGCGCGCCGGAGACCGCGTCGTGCTCGCGGACGGTGAATACACGATCGGCAAGATGAGCGGGAAGAACGGGACCGCAGACCAGCCCATCACCGTCGTCGCGGAGAACCGCGGCCGGGCGGTGGTCACGGACGGGCAGTTGGAGGTGGCCAACTCCTCGTACGTCACCTTCGAGGGTCTGAAGTGGACGAACAGTGACACGCTGAAGATCACAGGATCGAACAACGTGCGCCTGACCCGCAACCACTTCCGGCTCACCGAGGAATCCTCGCTGAAGTGGGTGATCATCCAGGGTGCGAACAGCCACCACAACCGGATCGATCACAACCTCTTCGAGGAGAAGCACCAACTGGGAAACTTCATCACCATCGACGGATCCGCAACCCAGCAGTCGCAGCACGATCTCATCGACAACAACCACTTCCGCAACATGGGCCCGCGTGCGGAGAACGAGATGGAAGCCATCCGCGTCGGCTGGAGCGAGATATCCCGGTCGAGCGGATTCACCGTCGTCGAGTCGAACCTCTTCGAGAACTGCGACGGTGATCCGGAGATCGTCTCCGTGAAGAGCAACGACAACATCGTCCGCCACAACACGTTCCGCACCTCGCAGGGCGTGCTGTCACAAAGGCACGGGAACCGCGGCGCCTTCTACGGCAACTTCTTCCTCGGCGAGGGAAAGGCGGGAACCGGTGGAATCCGGATCTACGGCCAGGACCACCAGGTCTACAACAACTATTTCGAGGGTCTGACCGGCACCGGCTTCGACGCCGCGCTGCAGATCGACGGCGGCGACGCCGACACCTCGGGCGCACTGAACGCGCACTGGCGCGTCTACCGGGCGACCGTCGTGAACAACACTTTCGTGAACAACGTGTCGAACATCGAGGTCGGCGCCAACTACAGGCTCGCGCCGGTCGACTCGGTCGTCGCCGACAACGTGGTCACAGGAGGCAGCGGCAAGCTGTTCAACGAACTCAAGGCACCGGTGGACATGACCTACGCCGGCAACATCGCGTGGCCGACCGGATCGGCGACCATCGGCGTCACCGTGCCCTCCGGCGCCGTCAGGGCGGTCGATCCGCTGCTGGCCCCCGACGGGCCGGTCCACCGGATCGGCGCGGGAAGCCCGGCCATCGACGCCGGTACCGACGACCACGCGTTCGTGACCGACGACATGGACGGTCAGGCCCGCACCGGCGCCGTCGACGTCGGAGCCGACGAGCGGGCGTCGTCCGCCGTCACGCGAGCACCCCTCACCGCGGCCGACGTCGGCCCCGGCTCCGCGTAG
- a CDS encoding discoidin domain-containing protein translates to MRRLLTAALCACTALGSVALLGPTASAATVPITAATASSHDGNVPANAIDGDLSTRWSGAGDGVWIRFDLGSVTTVDSVSLAWYVGDGRRTTFDVQLSQDGSAWSTVLSRETSSGTTRSLETYDFAGGPARYVRIVGHGNDSSDSSRWTSITEAAVSGEPGGDPQPPGQSLGVGGVATPPGAVLVPDQDSRFGIDSGGTAAAPEVYDCQGNTIRGGVLIEADHVVIQNCRVDAEQQYGIYSDDNTDVTIQNNDIKGVEGPGDLNAITFFGNRHKILYNTAIDFVTGDPGDSHTDFIQTWVSSSHPIASDDVQIRGNKAVGPANPDRENSVPSIHQWLMAEDYGRGGNSGGNTDGMKNWIVADNEMGDSWNQAIKLDGPDNVSITRNDFVGSSTRVMEVTSASTGVQFYSDNRVGPDYGSVGMTITPGEGPA, encoded by the coding sequence GTGAGACGTCTGCTGACCGCCGCGCTGTGCGCGTGCACGGCGCTCGGCTCGGTGGCCCTGCTCGGCCCGACGGCATCGGCGGCGACGGTGCCCATCACCGCGGCGACGGCCAGCTCCCACGACGGCAACGTGCCGGCCAACGCGATCGACGGCGACCTGTCCACCCGGTGGTCCGGCGCCGGTGACGGGGTCTGGATCCGCTTCGACCTCGGCTCGGTCACCACCGTCGACTCGGTATCGCTGGCCTGGTACGTCGGGGACGGCCGGCGGACGACGTTCGACGTCCAGCTCTCCCAGGACGGCTCGGCGTGGTCGACCGTGCTGTCCCGGGAAACCAGCAGCGGCACCACGCGCAGCCTGGAGACGTACGACTTCGCCGGCGGACCCGCCCGCTACGTACGGATCGTCGGGCACGGCAACGACTCCTCCGACTCGTCCAGGTGGACGAGCATCACGGAGGCGGCCGTGTCCGGGGAGCCCGGTGGCGATCCGCAGCCCCCCGGGCAGTCTCTCGGCGTCGGCGGGGTGGCGACTCCGCCGGGTGCGGTTCTGGTGCCGGACCAGGATTCCCGGTTCGGGATCGACTCCGGCGGCACCGCCGCCGCACCCGAGGTCTACGACTGCCAGGGCAACACCATCCGCGGCGGCGTCCTGATCGAAGCCGACCACGTGGTGATACAGAACTGCCGGGTCGACGCCGAGCAGCAGTACGGCATCTACTCGGACGACAACACCGACGTGACCATCCAGAACAACGACATCAAGGGCGTCGAGGGCCCCGGCGACCTGAACGCCATCACGTTCTTCGGCAACCGGCACAAGATCCTCTACAACACCGCCATCGACTTCGTGACCGGCGACCCGGGCGACAGCCACACCGACTTCATCCAGACGTGGGTGTCCAGCTCGCACCCCATCGCGAGTGACGACGTGCAGATCCGCGGCAACAAGGCCGTCGGCCCGGCGAACCCGGACCGCGAGAACAGCGTGCCGAGCATCCACCAGTGGCTGATGGCCGAGGACTACGGCCGCGGCGGGAACTCGGGCGGCAACACCGACGGCATGAAGAACTGGATCGTCGCGGACAACGAGATGGGCGACAGTTGGAACCAGGCCATCAAGCTGGACGGGCCGGACAACGTGTCGATCACCCGCAACGATTTCGTGGGCTCCTCGACCCGGGTCATGGAAGTCACCTCGGCCTCGACCGGCGTGCAGTTCTACAGCGACAACCGCGTCGGCCCGGACTACGGGTCCGTCGGCATGACGATCACACCGGGCGAAGGGCCCGCCTGA
- a CDS encoding amylo-alpha-1,6-glucosidase — MSGPEHRLLFHGGAFAAVTRAGDITGARGTQPDGFFLGDTRHLSRWQLTVDGAVPTLLVAERDAAVLVPPTARDEPPPHTVFREQRVEGGALVDVLRVTCNRAEPEKLWLALTVDADFADQFELRADHRVYGKPHAVRAREVLPAGVEFRYRRGGWQARTAVTGEPPPDAVEETGSGARRLVWHLKLEPHETTELTLRAAADPGAGPGPTAGPGARATGTEAAEAAVDAAPPLAQAAPWPGLARAAEQGLADLDGLLIPAAGPGGEEVRVPAAGVPWYLALVGRHALVTSLFALRHRPALARATLLALAATQAGEADGEPGKIVHEVRHGELAHFGQVPYGHYYGAVDTTPLFLVLLGALTEHTGDDKPARRLEPQARAAVEWMFRHGGLDDSGYLRHRTDDAGAGTAPANQSWRDSPGALCAADGTRITGAPAPAAPQGYAYAALVHTARLATTAWADPRLAGRLTAAAEDLRARFLTDFWLSAQDFPALALDGAGRPADALASDAGHLLWSGLLEPDRAGRVGRRLLEPDFFSGWGVRTVAAGQGAYHPMAYHRGSVWPHDNAILALGLARYGLHEEARTVARALTDLATHTAGRLPEATAGYPRTTQPTPVPFPHACSPQSWSAATPLALLTALTAAEGRAEGLPS; from the coding sequence ATGAGCGGCCCGGAACACCGTCTTCTCTTCCACGGCGGGGCGTTCGCCGCGGTGACCCGCGCCGGGGACATCACCGGCGCCCGCGGCACGCAGCCGGACGGCTTCTTCCTCGGGGACACCCGGCATCTGAGCCGCTGGCAGTTGACGGTGGACGGCGCGGTCCCGACCCTGCTGGTCGCGGAGCGGGACGCGGCGGTCCTCGTACCGCCCACGGCCCGCGACGAGCCGCCGCCGCACACGGTCTTCCGCGAGCAGCGCGTCGAGGGCGGCGCGCTGGTCGACGTCCTGCGCGTCACCTGCAACCGCGCGGAGCCGGAGAAGCTGTGGCTCGCGCTGACGGTGGACGCGGACTTCGCGGACCAGTTCGAGTTACGAGCCGACCACCGCGTCTACGGCAAGCCGCACGCGGTACGGGCCCGGGAGGTGCTGCCGGCGGGCGTGGAGTTCCGCTACCGCCGCGGCGGCTGGCAGGCGAGGACCGCGGTCACGGGGGAGCCGCCGCCGGATGCGGTGGAGGAGACGGGGAGCGGCGCACGACGCCTGGTGTGGCACCTGAAACTGGAGCCCCACGAGACCACAGAACTGACACTCCGTGCCGCGGCCGACCCGGGAGCGGGCCCGGGACCGACGGCGGGCCCCGGTGCCCGGGCCACGGGAACGGAGGCCGCGGAGGCGGCAGTCGACGCGGCCCCGCCCCTCGCGCAAGCCGCCCCCTGGCCCGGCCTCGCCCGCGCCGCCGAGCAGGGGCTCGCCGATCTCGACGGGCTTCTCATTCCCGCCGCGGGGCCCGGCGGCGAGGAGGTGCGGGTGCCGGCGGCCGGGGTGCCGTGGTACCTGGCGCTCGTCGGCCGGCACGCGCTCGTGACGTCGCTGTTCGCGCTCCGCCACCGCCCCGCGCTCGCCCGCGCCACGCTCCTCGCGCTCGCCGCGACCCAGGCCGGGGAGGCGGACGGCGAGCCGGGGAAGATCGTGCACGAGGTGCGCCACGGCGAGTTGGCCCACTTCGGGCAGGTGCCGTACGGGCACTACTACGGGGCCGTCGACACCACCCCGCTGTTCCTCGTCCTCCTCGGCGCGCTCACCGAGCACACCGGCGACGACAAGCCGGCCCGCCGCCTGGAGCCGCAGGCCCGCGCCGCGGTGGAGTGGATGTTCCGCCACGGCGGCCTCGACGACTCCGGCTACCTCCGCCACCGTACCGACGACGCCGGCGCGGGCACCGCCCCGGCGAACCAGAGCTGGCGCGACTCCCCCGGCGCCCTCTGCGCCGCCGACGGCACCCGTATCACCGGCGCCCCCGCGCCCGCCGCCCCCCAGGGCTACGCCTACGCCGCCCTCGTCCACACCGCCCGCCTCGCCACCACCGCCTGGGCCGACCCGCGGCTCGCCGGCCGCCTCACCGCAGCCGCCGAGGACCTCCGTGCCCGCTTCCTCACCGACTTCTGGCTCTCCGCCCAGGACTTCCCCGCCCTGGCCCTCGACGGCGCGGGCCGCCCCGCCGACGCGCTGGCCTCCGACGCCGGGCACCTGCTGTGGTCCGGGCTGCTGGAGCCCGACCGGGCGGGGCGGGTGGGACGGCGGCTGCTGGAGCCGGACTTCTTCTCCGGCTGGGGGGTACGGACCGTGGCCGCCGGGCAGGGGGCGTACCACCCGATGGCGTACCACCGCGGCAGCGTCTGGCCGCACGACAACGCGATCCTGGCCCTGGGCCTGGCCCGCTACGGCCTTCACGAGGAGGCACGCACCGTGGCGAGGGCCCTCACCGACCTGGCGACCCACACCGCGGGCCGCCTCCCGGAGGCCACCGCCGGCTACCCCCGCACCACCCAGCCCACCCCGGTCCCCTTCCCGCACGCCTGCTCCCCCCAGTCCTGGTCGGCGGCCACCCCCCTGGCCCTGCTCACCGCCCTCACGGCGGCGGAGGGCCGGGCGGAGGGTCTGCCGTCGTGA
- the ppdK gene encoding pyruvate, phosphate dikinase, which yields MPETKPDKKKAAKKSPGKGAASAKAAAVKFVYDFHEGNKDLKDLLGGKGANLAEMTNLGLPVPPGFTITTDACKVYLASGAEPPALRDEVSAHLDALERRMGKKLGQADDPLLVSVRSGAKFSMPGMMDTVLNIGLSDACLPGLAAQAGDERFAWDSYRRLIQMFGNTVQGIDGELFETAIEDAKRAKGVATDVELDAADLEALVGTFKEIVAEETGRPFPQDPREQMDLAVRAVFESWNGERAKLYRRQERIAGDLGTAVNICSMVFGNLGRDSGTGVAFTRDPASGQQGVYGDYLQNAQGEDVVAGIRNTVPLAKLQDLDEKSYDELMRIMETLETHYRDLCDIEFTIERGRLWMLQTRIGKRTAAAAFRIAVQLVDQGLITEAEALQRVNGAQLAQLMFPRFDNGHKGDLLARGIAASPGAAVGKAVFDSYTAVKWSRSGEKVILIRRETNPDDLDGMIAAEGILTSRGGKTSHAAVVARGMGKTCVCGAEELEVDTKRRQLTAPGGEVIDEGDVVSIDGSSGKVYRGRVPVVPSPVVEYFEGRMHAGAEDADELVVAVHRLMSYADRIRRLRVRANADNFDDAARARRFGAQGIGLCRTEHMFLGERRELVERLILADTEEEREAALKELLPLQQRDFVQLFEVMDGLPVTVRLLDPPLHEFLPDITELSVRVALAESRKDHNENDLRLLQAVHRLHEQNPMLGLRGVRLGLVIPGLFTMQVRAIAEAAAQRLEAKGDPRAEIMIPLVGTVQELELVRDEAEAVIAEVEAARGVELKLSLGTMIELPRAALTAGQIAESADFFSFGTNDLTQTVWGFSRDDVEASFFTAYLEKGIFGVSPFETIDKDGVGALVRDAAKAGRATRPDLKLGVCGEHGGDPESVHFFHDVGLDYVSCSPFRIPVARLEAARAAAHAAANGKSNGTPQNGTSPNGRTPAGTRTGRKPQPAT from the coding sequence GTGCCGGAAACGAAGCCGGATAAGAAGAAGGCAGCGAAGAAGTCCCCGGGGAAAGGGGCCGCCTCCGCCAAGGCCGCCGCGGTCAAGTTCGTCTACGACTTCCACGAGGGCAACAAGGACCTCAAGGACCTCCTCGGCGGCAAGGGCGCCAACCTCGCCGAGATGACGAACCTCGGCCTGCCCGTCCCGCCGGGCTTCACCATCACCACCGACGCCTGCAAGGTCTACCTCGCCAGCGGTGCCGAGCCCCCCGCCCTCCGCGACGAGGTCAGCGCCCACCTCGACGCCCTCGAACGGCGCATGGGCAAGAAGCTCGGCCAGGCCGACGACCCGCTGCTGGTCTCCGTACGCTCGGGCGCCAAGTTCTCCATGCCCGGCATGATGGACACCGTCCTCAACATCGGCCTCTCCGACGCCTGCCTGCCGGGGCTCGCCGCCCAGGCCGGCGACGAGCGGTTCGCCTGGGACTCGTACCGCCGCCTCATCCAGATGTTCGGCAACACCGTGCAGGGCATCGACGGAGAGCTGTTCGAGACCGCCATCGAGGACGCCAAGCGCGCCAAGGGCGTCGCCACCGACGTCGAACTGGACGCCGCCGACCTCGAAGCCCTCGTCGGCACATTCAAGGAGATCGTCGCCGAGGAGACCGGCCGGCCCTTCCCGCAGGACCCGCGCGAGCAGATGGACCTCGCCGTACGGGCCGTCTTCGAGAGCTGGAACGGCGAGCGCGCCAAGCTCTACCGCCGCCAGGAGCGCATCGCGGGCGACCTCGGCACCGCCGTCAACATCTGCTCCATGGTCTTCGGCAACCTCGGCCGCGACTCCGGCACCGGCGTCGCCTTCACCCGCGACCCCGCCAGCGGCCAGCAGGGCGTCTACGGCGACTACCTGCAGAACGCGCAGGGCGAGGACGTGGTGGCCGGCATCCGCAACACCGTGCCGCTCGCCAAGCTCCAGGACCTCGACGAGAAGTCCTACGACGAGCTGATGCGGATCATGGAGACGCTGGAGACGCACTACCGCGACCTGTGCGACATCGAGTTCACCATCGAGCGCGGCAGGCTGTGGATGCTGCAGACGCGGATCGGCAAGCGCACCGCGGCGGCGGCGTTCCGTATCGCCGTGCAGCTCGTGGACCAGGGGCTGATCACCGAGGCCGAGGCGCTGCAGCGCGTCAACGGCGCGCAGTTGGCGCAGCTCATGTTCCCGAGGTTCGACAACGGCCACAAGGGCGACCTGCTCGCCCGCGGCATCGCCGCCTCCCCGGGCGCCGCCGTCGGCAAGGCGGTCTTCGACTCGTACACGGCCGTGAAGTGGTCGCGCTCCGGTGAGAAGGTCATCCTCATCCGCCGCGAGACCAACCCCGACGACCTCGACGGCATGATCGCCGCCGAGGGCATCCTCACCTCCCGCGGCGGCAAGACCTCGCACGCCGCCGTCGTCGCCCGCGGCATGGGCAAGACGTGCGTGTGCGGCGCGGAGGAGCTGGAGGTCGACACCAAGCGGCGGCAACTGACCGCGCCCGGCGGCGAGGTCATCGACGAGGGCGACGTCGTGTCCATCGACGGCTCCAGCGGCAAGGTCTACCGCGGCCGGGTGCCGGTCGTGCCGTCACCGGTCGTGGAGTACTTCGAGGGCCGCATGCACGCGGGCGCCGAGGACGCCGACGAACTCGTCGTCGCCGTGCACCGCCTCATGTCGTACGCGGACCGCATCCGCCGGCTGCGCGTCCGGGCCAACGCCGACAACTTCGACGACGCCGCCCGCGCCCGCCGCTTCGGCGCGCAGGGCATCGGGCTGTGCCGCACCGAGCACATGTTCCTCGGCGAGCGGCGCGAGCTGGTCGAGCGGCTGATCCTCGCCGACACCGAGGAGGAGCGGGAAGCGGCGCTGAAGGAGCTGCTGCCGCTCCAGCAGCGGGACTTCGTGCAGCTCTTCGAGGTGATGGACGGGCTGCCGGTGACGGTGCGGCTGCTCGACCCGCCGCTGCACGAGTTCCTGCCGGACATCACCGAGCTGTCGGTACGGGTCGCGCTCGCCGAGTCCCGCAAGGACCACAACGAGAACGACCTGCGGCTGCTCCAGGCCGTCCACCGGCTGCACGAGCAGAACCCGATGCTCGGCCTGCGCGGGGTGCGCCTCGGGCTGGTGATCCCGGGGCTGTTCACGATGCAGGTGCGGGCCATCGCGGAGGCGGCGGCGCAGCGCCTGGAGGCCAAGGGCGACCCGCGGGCGGAGATCATGATCCCGCTGGTGGGCACGGTGCAGGAGCTGGAGCTGGTACGCGACGAGGCCGAGGCCGTCATCGCCGAGGTGGAGGCCGCCCGGGGCGTGGAGCTGAAGCTGTCGCTGGGGACGATGATCGAGCTGCCCCGCGCCGCGCTGACGGCGGGCCAGATCGCGGAGTCGGCGGACTTCTTCTCGTTCGGCACCAACGACCTGACGCAGACCGTGTGGGGCTTCTCGCGGGACGACGTGGAGGCGAGCTTCTTCACCGCGTACCTGGAGAAGGGCATCTTCGGCGTCTCCCCGTTCGAGACGATCGACAAGGACGGCGTGGGCGCGCTGGTCCGCGACGCGGCGAAGGCGGGGCGGGCGACGCGTCCTGACCTGAAGCTGGGCGTCTGCGGCGAGCACGGCGGCGACCCGGAGTCGGTGCACTTCTTCCACGACGTGGGTCTCGACTACGTCTCGTGCAGCCCCTTCCGCATCCCGGTGGCCCGGCTGGAAGCGGCGCGGGCGGCGGCCCACGCGGCGGCGAACGGGAAGTCGAACGGGACCCCGCAGAACGGGACTTCCCCGAACGGCAGGACGCCGGCCGGCACCAGGACCGGCAGGAAGCCGCAACCGGCCACCTGA
- a CDS encoding SDR family oxidoreductase has translation MKIAVIGGTGLIGSQVVKKLTAAGHEAVPLSPSTGVDVITGEGLAGAVAGAGVVVNLTNSPTFDDASPAFFRTSMDNILAACRDAGVGHAVILSIVGVDLVPGLDYYRAKSLQEDILRAGPIPYSIVRATQFMEFMEPTLAMTTEGDTVRLPSTPVQPIAAQDVSDAVAEVAAGTPLNGIRDIAGPDVFPLDELGRITLTARPDGRAVVTDDTAGMFAAAPGDALLAPPDARIAPTRYREWLA, from the coding sequence GAAGAAGCTGACCGCGGCCGGCCACGAGGCCGTGCCGCTCTCGCCCTCCACGGGAGTGGACGTGATCACCGGCGAGGGCCTGGCCGGGGCGGTGGCCGGTGCCGGCGTCGTCGTCAACCTGACGAACTCCCCGACGTTCGACGACGCCTCCCCGGCGTTCTTCCGGACCTCGATGGACAACATCCTGGCCGCGTGCCGGGACGCCGGGGTGGGGCACGCCGTCATCCTGTCGATCGTCGGCGTCGACCTGGTGCCCGGCCTGGACTACTACCGGGCCAAGTCCTTGCAGGAGGACATCCTCAGGGCAGGACCGATCCCGTACTCCATCGTCCGCGCCACGCAGTTCATGGAGTTCATGGAGCCGACCCTGGCCATGACCACCGAGGGCGACACCGTCCGCCTCCCCTCCACCCCGGTCCAGCCGATCGCCGCCCAGGACGTCTCCGACGCGGTCGCCGAAGTCGCCGCGGGCACGCCGCTGAACGGCATCCGCGACATCGCGGGACCGGATGTCTTCCCCCTGGACGAACTCGGCCGGATCACCCTGACCGCCCGCCCGGACGGCCGCGCGGTCGTCACCGACGACACCGCCGGCATGTTCGCCGCAGCCCCCGGCGACGCCCTCCTCGCCCCACCCGATGCCCGCATCGCCCCCACCCGCTACCGCGAGTGGCTCGCCTGA